Below is a window of Desmonostoc muscorum LEGE 12446 DNA.
CGTTGAGCCTTTGAACCTGAACATTGAGCCTTTGAACCTGAACGTTGAGCCTTTGAACCTGAACATTGAGCCTTTGAACCTGAACATTGAGCCTTTGAACCTGAACGTTGAGCCTTTAAACCTGAACGTTGAGCCTTTGAACCTGAACGTTGAGCCTTTAAACCTGAACGTTGAGCCTTTGAACCTGAACGTTGAGCCTTTGAACCTGAACGTTGAGCCTTTGAACCTGAACGTTGAGCCTTTGAACCTGAACGTTGAGCCTTTGAACCTGAACGTTGCACCTTTGAACCTGAACGTTGCACTTTTAAACCTGAACGTTGAGTCTTTGAACCTGAACGTTGCACCTTTGAACCTGAAACATTAAGTCCTAACTCTCTACCACTTCCCCTTCAGTGCGAATTAACCGCGAATATACACCGTCAACTTGCCACAATTCTTGATGAGTGCCTTGTTGTACAACCTTTCCGCGTTCTAGAACAATGATTTGATCGCAATCGCGGATAGTGCTTAATCGGTGGGCGACAATTATGCAGGTGCATCCCCGGCGACGGAGATTTTGGTCAATGATTTGTTCTGTTTCTGCATCTAGGGCGCTGGTGGCTTCATCCATGACGAGTATTGAAGGATTATTCACCAAAGCGCGAGCGATTTCTAAGCGTTGTCGCTGACCGCCACTTAAATTAGCAGCACCTTCTATAAGTTCGGCATCAAATCCTCCAGACATAGAAAGAATTACATCAGCGATCGCTGCATCTTGACAAGCGCGCATCAGGTTCTTATCTGGTACAGTAGTATCCCAGAGGGTCAAATTGTCTCGAACCGTACCGCCAAACAGCAAAATTTCCTGCTCTACCATTGCAACAGAATTTGTAAGCAGTTGTTGGGAAATCTCCTTTCTCGGTTTACCATCAAAGCAAACTTCACCCGCCCAAGATTCATAAAGTCCGCTCACCAGTTTTGCAATAGTAGACTTCCCGGAACCACTTCCACCGACCAAAGCTACTCGCTGTCCCGGCTTAATTGACATATTAAAGTTTTCAATTAATGGCGCTTCCAGGCGGCTATAACCAAAAGTGATATTCTGCAACTCCACATATCCCTGCAATTTGGGAAGAAGATAGGGAGAATTTGCTCCCCCTGCCCCCTGCCCCCTGCCCCTGCCTCCCCAATGGGATTATCCAGTACGTCATCCAGCCGAATCAAATTCCCCTCCAATTCCTGGAGAGTAGTACCAAAGTTGACGAGATTGTTAACAGGTTGCTGGAAACCTAACATTAAACCTTGAAAAGCAATGAGCATCCCGATGCTGAGATGTCCATCCATTACCCGTAAACCACCAACTACCAACAAAAATATCGAAGAAAGAGCGGATAAGAGCGTGGGTAATACAGAGAATGTCTGGTTTGTTACTCCTAACTCCTGCTGAGAATTGAGAGCTTTGGTATAATAACCCGACCACCGGGAAAAAAAATCTGACTCCAACCCCGATGCTTTAAGTGTTTCGATACTTTGAAGTGCAGCAATGGATAACCCAGCCGCTTTACCATACTCTTGTATCAATCTTTGATTAGCATCTACCCGTTGTCGAGAAATCCACTGCAAAGTTAAGACGTTTACAGCAGCAAAGCTGACCACCATTAAGGTCAGCACCCAGTCATATTGCACCATGACTAAGGCATAAAAAACCACCATCAAAGTATCAATAATTGTAGTTGCCAAGCGTCCCGCCAAAACATCAGCAACTTGGTCATTGAGAGTAGTTCGGTTACTAATTTCTCCAGCGAAACGTTGTGCATAAAAGCTCACAGGTAGCCGCAGGATATGCCAGAGAAAACGGCTGGACATACCTACACCCAGTTTGATTTTCAAACGGCGCAAATAGCGCAACCGTAATAGTGTTAGCGATCCTTGGAGTATAGCAGCGATCGCCATTCCCACAAGCAAAGGACGCAGCCATAATTGCCGCCCCTGCACCAAGATGTCATCTACAAACACCTGGCTGAACACAGGCACCACCAACCCAACCACCGTTAAGAAAAATCCCGCAACCATAGAGTAAACTAAAGCATCTCCAGCACCCTGTAGCCGTGACCACAGAGATAAAATCATGCTGGGTTTGCGACCACCTTTAGTAAACTCCGCCCCTGGCTCAATCACCAGCACAACTCCCGTATACCCCTCGTCAAATTCCTGTAGAGATACATGACGCGGCCCCGTAGCGGGGTCATTGAGAAAAACTCGCTGTTTATTCCATCCCTCTAGGACAACGAAGTGGTTGAAGTTCCAAAAAACAATATAGGGAGGACGCAGTTCTTGCAGTTTTTTTAGTTCTTTTTTAAAGCCTTTGGCTTCGAGTCCATAACTTCTGGCAGCTTTAAGCATATTAGATGCCTTACTACCATCGCGGGAAACCCCGCAATCTCGCCGCAGTTGTGGCAGTGGTACAATGCGATCGTAGTAACCCAGAATAATTCCCAAAGCCGCAGCACCACATTCCACAGCTTCCATTTGCAAAAGCGTAGGTGTTTTTACCCGAATGCTTCGGCGTGGCAGTAATTTTTGTAAATACTGCCAAGGATTAAACGGTGTTACTAAAGTAGATTTAGTAGATACCACTGACCGACCTCAAGATAGGTAAAACGAAAGTGATAGGAGCGCGTTCTTCCACGTTCACTCGCACAACAGTAGTAGTTCCCGAAGAAATTTTCAGGTGTGGCCCTGTAGAAGAAGACCACTTGTAGCCACTCGGTGTATTGGTATCTAAATCGAGGTCAGAAAAAACTTGTATTAAACCTTGTTGTTGAGATACTAAACCTTCCAGCACTTCTGAATTGCCCACCTCATTAGCCGCTGCTTCTTTGGTAATGGGAAAGCGTGAGATACTCGTAACATTACCCACAATGCCACCAAACCGTTCCCGCTTCACAGTTTGGGGAGTAATTTGTATTTTCATCCCCGGTTGAATTTTCTTCCCATCAGCAACAGGAAAATAGGTAACGCCAACCAGCTTGCTTTTAGGATTTTCCGCCTCAATGGTTGCGAGGCGAGTTCCGGCGTTGACAACTTGTCCTGGTGTCAGCGTAATTTCTAAAATGCGTCCGCTGTATTGACTAATAATCTGGCTATCATTGCCTAACTGCACTTCTAATTGGGCAATTTCTCGCTTAACATCTTGAATCTCTTTTCTTCGGGCAGTTACACTTTCCAGGTCTTGTTGAGCCACAGAAGCCTGTTTGCTGTCCAATTCTTTCAGTTGAGCTTGCAGGTCAGAAATCGTATTCAGGTTTTGACGATAGTTTCGTTCTGTTTCTGTCTCCTTCACATCCAGTTCTTTCAACTGAGCTTGGATATCAGCAATTTTTTCCAGATTTTGCAAATATTCTTGTTCAGCCGTGAGAGCTTCATCACCGGAAATCGCCCCTTCTTTTTTGAATAGCTGTCTGCGGATTTCCATTCTCTGGAGGAAAACAGGAGTTAGAGCTTGAGCTTGCTTGAGGCGCTGTTCTAAACCTTGGCGTTGCTGTCCAATAGAGGTATTGCCTTTGGTTTTGAGGAGAGGCGTTGTAGCTCGCAGTTCCAGTATACGTTGCTGTAGGTATTGGCTTTGTTGGGATTGCGACCTTTGTTCTTGTTCCAGTCTTTGCCCTTGTAGCGAACCAACTGCCTGGTTTTGTGATTCTAATTCCGTTAGTTTAGCTTGTTGCTGTTGCAATTGCTTGCGGAGTTCAGCCTGGTCAATGGTCGCTAATACCTGCCCCTTTTTGACGACATCTCCAACTTTGACATTGAGAGCCATTAATTGCCCAGAGCTTTTTGATTGCAACGGTACAACATTGCTGGGATAAATCAGTACCCCTTGACCTTCGACAGTGATAGGAATGCGACCGTAAATACTCCAGATAACAGCTACTCCGACGATGGAACCCAAGGCGACAAGAGGTAGCCAACTTCTGGGGCTAACTACCTGCATCAACTGGTCTAGTCTTTCTGGAGAAGATAGACGCTCTAGAGATTCTTTGCGGAATATACTGCGCTTTTGGTTTAACATCTGGTTGTGAGTGTAAAAGATACGCCTTTCTACTTACATAGCGTTATATTTTATTTGAACTACGTTACCTATAGCCATGAACTCATATTCTGAGGGTAGGACTTGCTTTTTAGGTCTTTTTCATAAGACAAGAGGTATAATAATCTTGCATAAGTTTTATGACACTGGATCCACTTAATTAAAACAAGCGATCATTCATTTTCAAACCAGATACGAAAACCTTTACTACCGGAATATTAAATGGTGGTTGCGTTAGATTGACACGAAAAATGTTTTTATTATCAGTTTGAGATAGGCTTTCCAAAATCTGGGTATAGTCCTGGAGTAAACTATCTCCTGCCATGTCGCTTAACGTCCGCCAGTTGGTATTACTTTCTATTAGATTAAAATAAGCATAAACTTTAGAAGCCACATTACTCGATGTATAGCAAGCTTTGACTGCTAGATCCTCACGAGAACCATGTATAAAGGTTAGGCGTGACTGAGCTGCCTCGGTAATTGCCCTAGTAGCTGCTACAGAAACATTAAGATGTGAGCCATAACCAATGTTGACCATTGAAGAGTGACTGAAAGGATTTCTATCAAGAAGAACAGCCCAGAAAGTGTGGAATGATGGTATGCAGCTTTTCACCCAGATCAAGACAAGTTTAATATCAGCCTGTAGAAGCATCTCATACAATCCTTTAACAGATTCATCGTCCACAGTACTTAGATCAATACATTTGCAGCGCTCTTGAGTGAGACATATGCGACCATTAGCACTTAAACGTGAGATCGCATCCCGTTCGATTACCTCATAAAGTCCATGAAGCGTCGCCTCTAACAGATGATTTCCACTGGCAAGACCGTTAGTATCAAAGGGATACAGCATTGGTGAACATATATAAACAGCGCTAGCTGGGAGCCATACTTCTTCACCTGTAAGCAAGTCTTCTGCTTTAATCCAGTCAATAATAAAATCACTGCTAAAGAAGTTCTTAGCCTTGTATTCAGGGAGAATTTCGGGTTGAACAACACGTTGACCAGTCCCTTGCATTAATTTCAAGCTACCGCGTTTGAGATCGCTGCTGGGATTTTCAGCATGAAAAATTTCAAGTGCTTCCATTAATGCCGAAACTTTAGCATCGATATGCCGCAGTCCTTTGCCATTAGTAACTTGAATAACACGACCCCATGGCCGGATGGCACAGTAAACAGGAATACCTATACGATCTAATCCTGTAACATCAGCACACCGGGTAACACCCATCGTAGCCAAATGAGGCTTTAACCTGGCAAAGGTGCATTCTGGTTCTATCAAACGGTGTGTTCCACTAGTGTAGCCCTTGGTAAGGGGCTCCATGCTTCTTACTATATTAGGCATAGTTCTTTTCTACCAGTTGTGTGACTCTACCAGTAATCTGCAATTCTCTGATTAAGGCTACTTTAAAATTCCAGACACGACCAAAGTAACTTGGCCTTTGTTCCACAATCCACTCTGCAAGAGCACGTTCTGCCAATAATGCTCTGTAAGATTTCAAATTCAAGCCTGTAGCTTGTAACCAATTAGCATCGTCAGTAATACCATGTGCTACCTCCCACTGCTTTACGTAACTGTTCAAGCAATCTGGTGGATATGAAACTCCATTTTGTCTAGCCCATTCTAGGAGAAATCGACGTTGTGATAGCTCTAACCAAATATCGGCTAGTTCAGCAGACCATTCGTTCTGCACATCAACTTTAAATAGCCTAATAAATTCGATTCCAGTACTTTCGTCAATAATAGGACTACTCTTGGAAGAAGCAACTAAAAACGCAGGATCATCTTGGGACTCTTGCTTGCACTCTTTCCAACTAACCATTCTTAGTGGTTTGATTTTAAAATATGCTTGCTCTTTAGAAGACAGTTGAATAGCGCTTCCTATAAGCTGCAATTCTTCCTCAAGAGCTTGTTGAAAACTCCAATTCAGTCCAAAATAGTCAGGTCCTTGTCTGATTATCCAATCGAGGAAGGCGTGTTCTTCCAGCAGCATCTTGAAGGTTATGGACGTCAAGCCATTAGCTCGCAACCAGTCTCCGTCTTCAATCCCGTGTTTTTGTTTCCACTGCTCGACATAGGCATCTAAGTTTTCCGTATAGCATACGCTATTTTGTCTAGCCCAATCCAGAACAAAGTATTGCTTTGATAAGGTTTTATACATAGCACTCACCAAGAGCGGATCCTTTTGTGCTTCTTGCAAAACCTTTTCTCCAGTGATCAAACCCTGGGAACTCATAAAGCCATGAACGAGAAGTTGGTCACCTTGCCAAATTGCACTTGTTGAGGATAAAGAGTTAAGGTATTTTTCTGGCTTTCGTTTCCCTTTAAGACTAGCGCAGTGATTAAGCACTCCAATGGCATCAAGCCTTTTAAGGTCAATGGATTTTGTACGGAAGTATTGCTCAAGCTTTATCAAGTCGTCCTGAGACCAGTTCTTTAAGACTGGACTATTTAGAAGCTGGCGATAGGAGCGATCTGGATAGTAGGTTCGTTTGGCATATTCGGTCAGTTGTTGTGCTTGCTCACTTGTGAGGTAATGGTCTTCAATCGCTTTGAGTAAGGTGTAGCGGATATTAACCAACGGCTCGGAAAGGGGACGAAAGTCAGCTTCTTGAGGAGCATGTAAGAGGGCTACTTCATCATCACCATCAATAACACCATCACGATACCATTCAAAGATCGTGCCATAACCAATCATGCCGAAATTGTGTAACTCCGCAGCTCGCAATGCTCCCATGCTTGACGCACCAAGTACCTGAATACCTTCTTCTATAGCAGCGAGGAGTTCACGCTGCCAGACAGACGGTGTGCTATGAAAAAGTCCATCCACTAAAACGATAGTTTCTACACCAAGCGCCATAATACGGTAAACATCGCCTTGACGAGCTGGAGGGTAGTAGTCCGCATCAAGTACCTCACGAGCCTGATTCTGTGGTAATGAAGAACCCAGGAATACAGCTATAGATTTGAATGCATTCACTGTTTCATCTGCCCATTTCCAAAAGTTTATTCGTTAATTTCTCAATGGCATTGATTTAAAAATGTTCTATTCCCAAATCGGAACAGTAATTTATTCATTATTGCTATTATTGGCGATCGCATCGCATTGCCTCAGCACTGTATGTTAATAAACAATACAACCACTACTAAGCCGGCTAAAAAATTTTGTGTCCACTTTATAGTAATTTTTCTTTTTACAGAATCTACTGAATATCCCTAGTAAATACAACTACTATGATATTCATACCTTACAGATAAAATCACTATTGGCGGCTTTACCAATAGTTATTATGGAAAGAGTTGAAAGTAAAAACAGCCAGCAACTTTTGCCGCGTTAACAAGCTGCTTACTGGCTGGTTTCAAAGTAAACTGGTCTACAAGCAAAAAATACCCTAGATTTGAAATCTTAACTTGAGATTTTTGGATTTTAGATTTAGTTTTGCTGAACTCCTAAATTACAACTAGTTTAGTGTATGCAAGACTTTATCCAGTTTATCTAGCATATTTTATTGCTCACTCTACCACAATGTGAATCTTAATTTTCAATCCGCCTGCTACAGCCTCCAATTCATCCTCAGACAGTTCTGCATCTGCTGCAGTAACTTCTTGCATAAAAACTTGTAGTTCCTCTGTAGTAAACTGATAGCCCCGTTCATTGGCCATCTGAATTATGCTTGTTGAGCTATTGCCAGCTTTGAGCTTCTCTTGCAGTACTTCATCATTTTCAGCGACTTTAAAAAAGCCTCTTACTGTTTCTTTTGACATAACTTTAATTAACCTTTTCTAACCGCTCATAACACCAACATCTTTAAATTGGTGAGGAAGCAAAGCGGGATATTTATGCTTCCTTATTTCTATATTTGATAATACAACCACTCGCAAAATTGATAAATAATATTCTGTATGCTCTACAGTATTTTTTTATTGGCAAGCTGACAACTTGAGAAAAATCACCCATAAGCTTAGGTAGCTTTGCAGGGGAAACGCATCTAAATTACTCTTGATCACAACGAAGGTTAAGAACCAACTAAAAAAGCAGCATTTACCCTTTAGTTTAGTTTCCCAGATTTGAAGGCAAAGTTTATCGCAAATTTATTACTTTATTTACTTAGTCTGACAAGAGTATTTCCTATCTTCATCATCAAAGTCTTGCTTTCATCCAAAAATGAACTATTTTCAATAGGTTGTTTCCATTTTTCCACTTCTTTATGCCGAATAACATCGAAAATTTCTTTGTAAGGAAATCTGAAAATAAGAGGGTCTTCTATTTCTCCTTCATTTGGTTTAATAATTCCATGATTAGTTGCTAAATATATTTTTTTAAATCGGCGATAATAGCCACTTATATAAACATAATCCCATCCTTTAATTTGTTTTAAAAGTCCATAAAAACTTGAAGCTGTGATAATGGTAAATAAATTAGCAAAAGTATTACGCCCTAAGCAAGCTTGAATGTTATCTTTTGAAAAGTCAAATGACCATTTATAAGAGGAATCGGGAAAAACAACCTCTAGTTGATAAATCACATTCCAGTGGCAATGTTCTAGAAATAGAGAATCTTTATTATCTTGAAGAAATTTAGTTAGATTTATGTTGACTTCTTGTTCTATTGCTTCTTTCATCTCATTAAGATTATAATTATCGTGATTTTTGTCGATGAGATTAGCTCCCACCTTCACAGGAGAAAAATCCAAGCTTTCTCTATTATCGTCCATCTTATTTACAAACTGAGACATTTCTTTTAAGTAGCTAAATTCGCCATTTTTAAATGCGAGGATGTCACCTGGATCTAGAGTAAATACGTTTTCTTTTATTTCTGGGCAAACCATCCTTACATCTCTACAAAATTGTTCTCGCGTTACAGGAAATAAAATCTGATTCAGCCAAGATGATTCATTGATAAGTTTGAAACCATTAGAGCCAGGAGCGATCGCTCTTGGTTTAATCCTGCTAATGTTCCTAAGTAACTTATTATATGAAGAGTAAGGAAAGGATAAACTCTCATTACATTGGTAGTTGCTCTCTAACATTGGTTGCCAGAGTGCCAATAAGAAATCAACTTGGGGATAGCGAGATTTTACAAAACGAATTGTATCTGTGCTAACATCTGAATCTACTTGATTCCAGAAAACGCCTGATTTATCGGCAAATACTATGCCATATTCAGGTAAGCGGTATTCTGAGCGAGTGGTAAGGATATTGGTAGAGCCAATTTTAACTTCACTGAAATCTCCCAAAGGATAGATTTGCGAATACCCCAATTTACGAAGACAGGTTTCTAATATTTTGTCTTTAGGAATTAAGACATCAACTGTTTTTGGTAAATAAGCCAGAGAACGAACATCAAAGTGATCCAAATGTCTATGAGATATGATTAGCAAATCAAATTCTGGAATTCGTTCATGAATCACTTCCCGCGTTGGAAATACTTCTTCCATTCCTTCGCAGTGTGGATCCCATAACACGGGATCCATAAGAATCTTGCAATCCTGCGTTTCGACAAATATTGAAGCATGTCCAATCATGTGAATTTCCATAGCTCACCTCTGTTGTTACTAAGTTTTTAGCTAGAGTGGAAGTAGCAAGAAAAATTAGCCGCTTCCTTATTAAAGATTGAGATTAAAACATAACCCTATTCAAACTGGCTTAACACTTTTTGTTACAGGATCTAATATTTAGTATTTAAAAGTAAAAATAAATCACTTAAACTCTAAGCAGTGTAAAAGTTCTACTAATAAATCTTCGTTTGATCCAGCAATATTCAAGGTAATAGCCCTTAAACTATCAACATAGCTAAGATATGTTTCATACTGTTCGCGTTTATCTGAAGGGATTTTGTCAAACTCAACTCCTTTCCCCCATCGGTGAACAGTATTTGGTTTAATTTTTAATACTTTTGCAATTAATTTGATGCATTTCTCCCTATAACCGTGTTCTGACTCTATTGCTAAAATAAGTTTTTCTGTATAATATGGTTGCCGATTATCATCCAAGTCTTCTAGTCCAAACCACCGACGGCAAAATTTTCTTGGGTGTATACCTTTTCCTTGAAAAACACACGTTTTCAAAATTTTATCAACCTCCAATACTGATTGAGAATTTCTAATTTTTGGTAGCAAATATTCTGTGTTATGCACATCTTGAAGACCTGCATTGCGTTTAGCTACTTCTATGACTTTGAAGCCATGAAAATGTTCATAAATCTCTGACTTAAGATTTCCTGTCTGTAACATAATAATTTATTAACTGATGTCAATTCTTCCTTTTAAATATGTGCAATAAGTTTTTGGTTGCCAAAGAATGGCAGTCAATTCTGCCATGTCCAAAGCTTGTTTAGCCCTAATTATTGCTTTTAAAAAAGCTTGTTCATCTTGCCAGCCAGAGCGAGGTAAGAGGGGCTGAGAAATTAACAGCTCTTCAGATAAACGTTCATCAGTTTCTTCGTTTAAATGATTCATATTGCTACAGAATAAGAAACTTCGAGTTTGTCTTGCCAAGTTTCTGGCCATTGGATGGAGTCAGCAGTAAAGTGAAGTGGATCATTCTCCGGCCAAGGCACGT
It encodes the following:
- a CDS encoding NHLP bacteriocin system secretion protein, with protein sequence MLNQKRSIFRKESLERLSSPERLDQLMQVVSPRSWLPLVALGSIVGVAVIWSIYGRIPITVEGQGVLIYPSNVVPLQSKSSGQLMALNVKVGDVVKKGQVLATIDQAELRKQLQQQQAKLTELESQNQAVGSLQGQRLEQEQRSQSQQSQYLQQRILELRATTPLLKTKGNTSIGQQRQGLEQRLKQAQALTPVFLQRMEIRRQLFKKEGAISGDEALTAEQEYLQNLEKIADIQAQLKELDVKETETERNYRQNLNTISDLQAQLKELDSKQASVAQQDLESVTARRKEIQDVKREIAQLEVQLGNDSQIISQYSGRILEITLTPGQVVNAGTRLATIEAENPKSKLVGVTYFPVADGKKIQPGMKIQITPQTVKRERFGGIVGNVTSISRFPITKEAAANEVGNSEVLEGLVSQQQGLIQVFSDLDLDTNTPSGYKWSSSTGPHLKISSGTTTVVRVNVEERAPITFVLPILRSVSGIY
- a CDS encoding YcaO-like family protein produces the protein MEPLTKGYTSGTHRLIEPECTFARLKPHLATMGVTRCADVTGLDRIGIPVYCAIRPWGRVIQVTNGKGLRHIDAKVSALMEALEIFHAENPSSDLKRGSLKLMQGTGQRVVQPEILPEYKAKNFFSSDFIIDWIKAEDLLTGEEVWLPASAVYICSPMLYPFDTNGLASGNHLLEATLHGLYEVIERDAISRLSANGRICLTQERCKCIDLSTVDDESVKGLYEMLLQADIKLVLIWVKSCIPSFHTFWAVLLDRNPFSHSSMVNIGYGSHLNVSVAATRAITEAAQSRLTFIHGSREDLAVKACYTSSNVASKVYAYFNLIESNTNWRTLSDMAGDSLLQDYTQILESLSQTDNKNIFRVNLTQPPFNIPVVKVFVSGLKMNDRLF
- a CDS encoding TfuA-like protein, with protein sequence MNAFKSIAVFLGSSLPQNQAREVLDADYYPPARQGDVYRIMALGVETIVLVDGLFHSTPSVWQRELLAAIEEGIQVLGASSMGALRAAELHNFGMIGYGTIFEWYRDGVIDGDDEVALLHAPQEADFRPLSEPLVNIRYTLLKAIEDHYLTSEQAQQLTEYAKRTYYPDRSYRQLLNSPVLKNWSQDDLIKLEQYFRTKSIDLKRLDAIGVLNHCASLKGKRKPEKYLNSLSSTSAIWQGDQLLVHGFMSSQGLITGEKVLQEAQKDPLLVSAMYKTLSKQYFVLDWARQNSVCYTENLDAYVEQWKQKHGIEDGDWLRANGLTSITFKMLLEEHAFLDWIIRQGPDYFGLNWSFQQALEEELQLIGSAIQLSSKEQAYFKIKPLRMVSWKECKQESQDDPAFLVASSKSSPIIDESTGIEFIRLFKVDVQNEWSAELADIWLELSQRRFLLEWARQNGVSYPPDCLNSYVKQWEVAHGITDDANWLQATGLNLKSYRALLAERALAEWIVEQRPSYFGRVWNFKVALIRELQITGRVTQLVEKNYA
- a CDS encoding Nif11-like leader peptide family RiPP precursor, which codes for MSKETVRGFFKVAENDEVLQEKLKAGNSSTSIIQMANERGYQFTTEELQVFMQEVTAADAELSEDELEAVAGGLKIKIHIVVE
- a CDS encoding MBL fold metallo-hydrolase, whose amino-acid sequence is MEIHMIGHASIFVETQDCKILMDPVLWDPHCEGMEEVFPTREVIHERIPEFDLLIISHRHLDHFDVRSLAYLPKTVDVLIPKDKILETCLRKLGYSQIYPLGDFSEVKIGSTNILTTRSEYRLPEYGIVFADKSGVFWNQVDSDVSTDTIRFVKSRYPQVDFLLALWQPMLESNYQCNESLSFPYSSYNKLLRNISRIKPRAIAPGSNGFKLINESSWLNQILFPVTREQFCRDVRMVCPEIKENVFTLDPGDILAFKNGEFSYLKEMSQFVNKMDDNRESLDFSPVKVGANLIDKNHDNYNLNEMKEAIEQEVNINLTKFLQDNKDSLFLEHCHWNVIYQLEVVFPDSSYKWSFDFSKDNIQACLGRNTFANLFTIITASSFYGLLKQIKGWDYVYISGYYRRFKKIYLATNHGIIKPNEGEIEDPLIFRFPYKEIFDVIRHKEVEKWKQPIENSSFLDESKTLMMKIGNTLVRLSK